A region from the Candidatus Electrothrix scaldis genome encodes:
- the rfbC gene encoding dTDP-4-dehydrorhamnose 3,5-epimerase, which translates to MKIQSASIPDVLIIEPQVFGDERGFFLESFNQRRWQEATGLQTTFVQHNHSASGKNVLRGLHYQIQQPQGKLVRVIAGEVFDVAVDLRKESPTFGQWVGEYLSAENKKQFWVPEGFAHGFLVLSERAEFLYLATKYYAPEHERSIIWNDPDLNITWPVQGEPCLSKKDRAACSFQEADYY; encoded by the coding sequence ATGAAAATACAATCAGCATCTATCCCGGACGTCCTTATCATTGAGCCCCAAGTCTTCGGCGATGAGCGGGGCTTTTTTTTAGAAAGCTTCAATCAGCGCCGCTGGCAGGAAGCAACTGGACTGCAAACAACTTTTGTTCAGCATAATCACTCTGCTTCTGGCAAAAATGTTCTGCGCGGACTTCATTACCAAATTCAGCAACCACAGGGCAAATTGGTCCGGGTTATTGCGGGCGAGGTCTTTGATGTAGCGGTGGACCTCCGTAAAGAATCCCCCACCTTTGGCCAATGGGTTGGGGAATATCTTTCTGCTGAAAACAAAAAGCAATTTTGGGTTCCCGAAGGTTTTGCGCACGGCTTTCTCGTTCTTTCAGAAAGGGCGGAATTTCTCTATTTAGCAACAAAGTATTATGCTCCGGAGCACGAACGTTCGATCATCTGGAACGACCCAGATCTCAATATCACATGGCCCGTCCAGGGAGAGCCCTGCCTCTCTAAAAAAGACAGGGCAGCCTGTTCCTTTCAGGAGGCAGATTATTATTAA
- a CDS encoding type II secretion system protein, translated as MKLNNLRKQANEKGFTLIELMIVIAIIGILAAVAIPNFIEYKNKSYCTATINDVNAVGGALADYFANPMNTTASTEYNKAEGNARPFILVGNYETGSYSANTLLLSASTTGASAVKDGSNYLISATEGAANCPQKVWSSDSHWSQNDEGGLDFVKTL; from the coding sequence ATGAAACTGAATAACTTGAGAAAACAAGCAAACGAGAAAGGTTTTACCTTGATCGAGCTGATGATCGTTATTGCGATTATTGGTATTCTGGCAGCTGTTGCTATCCCTAACTTCATTGAGTACAAGAATAAGTCCTATTGTACTGCGACAATCAACGATGTAAATGCCGTCGGTGGTGCCTTGGCGGACTATTTCGCCAATCCTATGAATACAACAGCATCAACTGAATACAATAAAGCAGAGGGCAATGCCCGTCCGTTTATACTGGTTGGTAATTACGAAACGGGTAGTTATTCTGCAAACACCCTGCTCCTGTCCGCCTCAACAACCGGCGCATCTGCAGTAAAAGATGGGTCAAACTATCTCATTTCAGCAACTGAAGGTGCTGCAAACTGCCCGCAGAAAGTCTGGAGCTCCGACAGTCACTGGAGCCAAAATGATGAGGGTGGCTTGGATTTCGTCAAAACGCTGTAA
- a CDS encoding tetratricopeptide repeat protein, with product MSSLYSKEHVFRLSLLFCFCLLIYSDIFNNGWHLDDSGNILNNTPLHITDLNLDTLFNTFYAHPEETGRLYRPVANFTFALNWFFGQDSPVGYHLVDIFIHGLTAIMLFFCSSLLLSTPALKQHQRTQTQKNDIALLTAALWLAAPIHTSAVTYIVQRMAQLAALFSIGAIFFYLSARLSHRRLHQALFFCSFFCCALLALGSKENAALLFPSLALIEGIFFFQFARIQKFAFQKKKLFLLISLLFSGGIFFLSWDFIIAQANSYGHRNFTFHERILTEPRILLFYLSQIFYPTASRLSIAHDITLSSSLFTPWQTVPAILSCMALMVLAIVQINKRPLFSFAILYYFLNHLVESTIIPLELIFEHRNLLPSLFLFLPLAAFAVDIINTKTWRIIITALTCSFFLIQSGQATIERNKTWKNEGTLNKDALKKAPGSARVKLNLAGWYAGLKKYQEALNLCEEAEQFEKNDASRNTIIPIARMQKGTITYQLGQPEKALEYFRQAYSLRKDYTAAAEKLIAVLIELERYDEALDIIAERYKKTNDSKLFLLKASVLLRQKKAGEALACYRRAEPFYPNLPLITAGIGKALILQGNHSEATLLFTRAVQQQEPIVKLLLIENNLLSGKKQEASAQLNELIRTVPLVRLLNDLNAPRKDPFQIPVNTPLLRRAILHNASLMISSSTLKETTL from the coding sequence ATGTCGTCCCTCTATTCAAAAGAGCATGTTTTTCGACTAAGCTTGTTGTTTTGTTTCTGCCTGCTTATTTACTCCGATATTTTCAATAACGGCTGGCATCTTGATGATTCAGGTAATATCCTGAACAATACACCGCTTCATATAACTGATCTCAATCTCGACACACTTTTCAACACTTTCTACGCCCACCCGGAAGAAACAGGCAGACTCTATCGACCGGTTGCTAATTTCACGTTCGCCCTTAACTGGTTTTTCGGACAGGATAGTCCTGTCGGTTATCATCTCGTCGATATTTTTATTCACGGCCTCACGGCGATCATGCTCTTTTTCTGCTCCTCCCTACTTCTGAGCACGCCTGCGCTCAAGCAACATCAACGTACACAAACACAAAAAAATGACATAGCCTTGCTTACGGCTGCTCTTTGGCTGGCCGCCCCTATTCATACCTCGGCAGTGACCTATATTGTCCAGCGCATGGCTCAACTTGCAGCCTTATTTTCTATTGGTGCCATTTTTTTCTATCTCTCTGCAAGATTATCTCACAGGCGATTACACCAAGCTTTATTTTTCTGCAGTTTTTTTTGCTGCGCCCTGCTCGCCTTGGGCAGCAAAGAAAATGCTGCTCTTCTTTTTCCTTCACTTGCTCTTATTGAAGGAATTTTCTTTTTCCAATTTGCAAGAATCCAAAAATTTGCGTTCCAGAAAAAAAAACTTTTTCTGCTGATTTCCCTCTTATTTTCAGGTGGAATATTTTTCCTTAGCTGGGATTTTATTATTGCCCAAGCCAATAGCTACGGGCATAGAAATTTCACATTTCATGAGCGCATCTTGACCGAGCCGCGTATACTGCTTTTTTATCTCTCCCAAATTTTTTATCCAACTGCTTCGCGGCTTTCCATTGCTCACGATATAACTTTATCATCCTCGCTCTTTACCCCTTGGCAAACCGTGCCAGCTATTTTATCCTGTATGGCATTAATGGTTTTAGCCATCGTGCAAATTAATAAAAGACCTCTGTTCTCCTTTGCTATTTTATATTATTTTCTTAACCATCTTGTGGAATCAACGATTATACCTTTAGAGCTTATTTTCGAACACAGAAACCTCCTTCCATCGCTCTTTCTCTTTCTCCCTCTTGCGGCATTCGCTGTTGATATAATCAATACCAAAACATGGAGAATAATTATAACAGCGCTCACCTGCTCTTTCTTTTTAATCCAATCTGGTCAGGCCACGATAGAACGCAACAAGACCTGGAAAAATGAAGGGACATTAAACAAAGATGCCCTTAAAAAAGCCCCAGGTAGCGCACGGGTGAAACTCAACTTGGCTGGATGGTATGCGGGCCTAAAAAAATATCAAGAAGCTTTGAACCTTTGTGAAGAGGCAGAACAGTTCGAGAAAAACGATGCATCCCGAAACACAATCATTCCCATCGCCCGTATGCAAAAAGGCACCATTACCTACCAGCTCGGGCAGCCGGAAAAGGCTCTGGAGTATTTTCGACAGGCATATTCTCTTCGTAAAGACTACACAGCAGCAGCTGAAAAACTTATCGCCGTACTTATCGAGCTGGAACGATATGATGAGGCTCTTGATATTATAGCAGAACGATACAAAAAGACAAACGACTCCAAACTGTTCCTGCTTAAAGCATCTGTTCTTTTACGTCAAAAAAAAGCGGGTGAAGCTCTTGCCTGTTATCGCCGGGCCGAACCTTTTTACCCTAACCTTCCTTTGATTACAGCAGGCATCGGAAAAGCTCTCATCCTACAGGGAAATCATAGCGAGGCGACATTACTGTTCACCAGAGCAGTTCAACAACAAGAGCCCATAGTCAAGCTACTCTTAATTGAAAACAACCTTCTTTCCGGAAAAAAACAAGAAGCATCCGCTCAACTGAATGAGCTTATCCGCACGGTTCCCCTGGTCAGATTGCTGAATGATCTTAATGCGCCCCGAAAAGATCCTTTTCAAATACCCGTAAATACCCCCTTACTTCGACGAGCAATCCTACATAATGCTTCCCTGATGATATCCAGCTCCACATTAAAAGAAACAACCCTATGA